The following coding sequences lie in one Thermoanaerobaculia bacterium genomic window:
- a CDS encoding P-loop NTPase: MKRIVTVSSGKGGVGKTTFAVNFALSLATAAPTILVDLDTGTSSVRNSIDAPVDKDLYHFFRKDAPLTECVTRLPASLDPTGRYRDFGFVAGPRHMIEDITNFGEAARAKLIGAINRLPATYVVVDLKAGLDANVIDFLPYSNSGILIFTPELPAATLAASDIVKAILFRKLRILFAPGSPVYDRAALSSHDPRMISELLDAVEDVYDDSIPNIDAFLEDLGGSLGDDPLVDLLRESVEDFRVYYVLNMFNGVRESYETAIEPFVSNLVENVSARLPVTNLGWIVRHDRIHEANRRRCPVLLSPDPEPAPPPAPTAAELEIQALERSFLRLEPETRASAPPRPRFRPADPARALDRQLEALRAMYADQRESGVRENFSYITHRALHLMESVRTSEFGETRICSREEILAHLLPRSEATG; this comes from the coding sequence ATGAAAAGGATCGTCACGGTCTCTTCCGGGAAGGGAGGCGTCGGAAAAACGACGTTCGCCGTCAATTTCGCGCTCTCCCTCGCGACCGCCGCCCCGACGATCCTCGTCGACCTCGACACCGGGACTTCCTCCGTGCGCAACAGCATCGACGCACCGGTCGACAAGGATCTCTACCACTTCTTCCGCAAGGACGCGCCCCTGACGGAGTGCGTGACCCGCCTTCCCGCGTCGCTCGATCCGACGGGACGCTACCGGGATTTCGGATTCGTCGCGGGTCCCCGCCACATGATCGAGGACATCACGAATTTCGGGGAAGCCGCCCGGGCCAAGCTGATCGGCGCCATCAACCGGCTCCCCGCGACGTACGTGGTCGTCGACCTGAAAGCGGGGCTGGACGCCAACGTCATCGACTTCCTGCCCTACTCGAATTCGGGGATCCTGATCTTCACCCCGGAGCTCCCGGCCGCCACCCTCGCCGCTTCCGACATCGTCAAGGCGATTCTCTTCCGGAAGCTCCGGATCCTTTTCGCTCCCGGCTCCCCCGTCTACGACCGCGCCGCGCTCTCGTCGCACGATCCGCGGATGATCAGCGAGCTCCTCGACGCCGTCGAGGACGTCTACGACGATTCGATCCCGAACATCGACGCGTTCCTGGAGGACCTCGGCGGGAGCCTCGGCGACGACCCTCTCGTCGACCTCCTCCGCGAGAGCGTCGAGGACTTCCGCGTCTATTACGTGCTCAACATGTTCAACGGAGTTCGCGAGTCGTACGAGACCGCGATCGAGCCCTTCGTCTCGAACCTCGTCGAGAACGTCTCCGCCCGGCTCCCGGTCACGAACCTCGGCTGGATCGTGAGACACGACCGCATCCACGAGGCGAACCGCCGCCGCTGCCCGGTGCTCCTCTCCCCGGACCCCGAGCCCGCTCCGCCTCCGGCTCCGACGGCCGCGGAGCTCGAAATCCAGGCGCTCGAGCGCTCTTTCCTGCGGCTCGAGCCCGAGACGCGGGCCTCCGCCCCCCCTCGCCCGCGCTTCCGTCCCGCCGACCCCGCCCGGGCCCTCGACCGGCAGCTCGAGGCGTTGCGGGCCATGTACGCCGACCAGCGTGAGTCGGGAGTCCGGGAGAATTTCTCCTACATCACGCACCGGGCGCTCCACCTGATGGAAAGCGTCCGGACCTCGGAGTTCGGGGAGACCCGGATCTGCAGCCGGGAGGAAATCCTGGCACATCTCTTGCCCCGGTCCGAGGCGACGGGATGA